The following DNA comes from Pseudomonas sp. Tri1.
AACTGCGCAGTGATGCGAGCTCGGTCATCCTCGGTGAGGTTCTCGGATTTGTTCAACACCAGCAGGCCGGCGCTGTCCAAGGCTTGTCGTTGTGCATCGGGCAATGGCTTGCCGTCCGCTATCGCCTGGGCATCCAGCACCAGCACGCAAGGCTGCACCGCCAGCACGCCGAGCCACGGCGCTTCGTTCAGTTGTCGTATCAGTTGCGCTGGATGGCCGAGCCCGGAAGGCTCGATGAGCAGCCGGTGCGGTCGAGCCTTGCGCAGCAAACGAGCAAGGCCGATCTGGAATGGCGCGCCGTTGACGCAACACAAACAGCCCCCGGCCACTTCGCCCAGTGCGATACCATCGGCGGCCTGGGTCAGCAACGCGGCATCCAGGCCGATCTGACCGAATTCGTTGATCAGCACCGCCCAGCGTTCATTGACCGGGCGCTGTGTCAGCAGGTGCTTGATCAAGCTGGTCTTGCCTGCCCCCAAGGGACCGGCGATGACATGGGTGGGAATGTTCTGCAACATAATCGACGGCTTTCGATGGAGGTGAAAATGCGGATGATTGGCTGGTTGTTGCTGGCACTGACTTCGAACCAGGCATTGGCCCAGGCTTGTGTGGTGCACAGTCAGGCGGAACGACTCGATGTAAAAGTCTGCCAGCAGAACCGCAACATCCCGCAGAAACTGTTCGCCGACGGCTTCTGCCAGCCAAGCCTCTCCGGGCAAAAAGTCGAGGTGCAGTACGTCGATCAGTGCCCCGGCGGCGCATTTGGCATCTGCAGCAACGCCCAGGTTGCCAATATGCCTTACCGCCAGGATATTCACTATTACGGTGTGGCCACTGACGCAGCTTACCTCCAACCGTATTGTGAAGGTCAAAGCCAGGGCACCTGGCTCAGACCTTAAGCCAGCCAGTCCAGCGTGAGGATCAATCGGCGTTCTCCCGGGCCCAGCTCCGGCGAGCGATGGATCAGGCCGAAACCCTCATTACCGTGCCACTTCTCGCCTTTAAGCAACGCCACATCACCGCTGCAAAGCTGCTGGATCACGCGCGAATCGCCGGGCTCGGCTTGCGGCTGCGACAGCCCCTGCCGGTCCATGGCGCCTTCCTTGAGCCACTGACTGCCGGCGCCGATATAAGTGGTGATTAGCCGTACCGGTACATGGTCAACGTGAAAGCGCGGGCACATTGCCTTGTCCAGGGCGCGCAGACGCAGGCCGACACGTTTGGCACCCAACAGGCAGGTAAACGCACTGACCAGCCAAGAGACATCGGCGACAAAGCCCTCGTAGCCTTGCAGATCGCTGAATCCTGCGGCGAGACCGTGCAGCACTGGCTGAGTGTCTTCCTCCGGCAAGTCGAGCACCAGCGACTCGGCCAATGGTTGCTCCATCGAAAGCACCATGGCCGCGAAGTCGCTGATATGCGCCGGAAGCTGACGTTGCCAGACCGCCAGGTTGGTGCCGTCCTCCAGAATTTGTGTCAGGACTCGTGGCGTTTCGTCCCGGACCTGGCGTACCGGTGCAGCCCTTTTCAGGCTGGGCGCCAACATCACGCCGCGACCTCGTCATGCCACGGACCGAACGGATCCGGCAGCAAGCGCCAACTTTCGACACCCTGAGCCATTTCCGCGTCGGTGAGCAGGCAAGCGTCCAGTTCAACGCTGAGCCGGCTGAAGTCGATGTCTTGTCCGATGAATACCAGTTCCTGACGGCAGTCGCCCGTGGCGGGCAGCCAGTTTTTAAGGATGGCGGCGCTACTTTCTTCATCCTGCGGCCATTGGTTTTTCGGCACAAAGCGCCACCAACGCCCGGCAAATCCGTGACGCATCAAGCCGCCGGCTTGGGACCAACTGCCCGCTTCCTCAGGTTTACTGGCAAGCCAGAAGAAGCCCTTGGAGCGCAGGAGTTTACCGTTGGTCCACGGACGGTCGATGAAGCTGAAAAAACGCTGGGGATGAAACGGTCGACGTGCCCGATAAGCCGTCGAAGCAATACCGTATTCTTCGGTCTCGGGCACATGCGCGCCACGCAGCTCCTGTAGCCAGCCGGGTGCTTGAGCGGCACGTTCAAAGTCGAAAAGACCGGTGTCGAGGATGCGCCCCAGGGGAACCTGCCCCATGACCATGGGAATGATCTGCGCCTGGGCGTTGAGGCGCTGCAGAATCGCAATCAATTCTTCCCGTTCGTCACGGCTGATCAGGTCGATTTTGCTGATTAAAATCACGTCGGCGAACTCGATCTGCTCGATCAGTAGGTCAGTAATCGAGCGCTCGTCTTCCTCACCCAAGGTTTCGCCTCGCGACGCAAGGCTTTCGGCGGCCTGGAAATCGACCAGGAAATTCATCCCATCAACCACCGTCACCATCGTGTCGAGCCGGGCGACATCGGCCAAGCTGCGACCCTCTTCATCACGAAATGTGAAGGTTTCCGCCACCGGCAAGGGTTCAGAAATTCCCGTGGATTCGATCAGCAGATAATCGAAGCGCCCTTCTCTGGCGAGCTGGCCGACTGCCTCCAGCAAGTCCTCACGCAGTGTGCAGCAGATGCAGCCGTTGCTCATTTCCACCAGCTTTTCTTCGGCGCGGTTCAGGGTTACATCTCGCTGGACTTCGCTGCCATCGATGTTGATCTCGCTCATATCGTTAACGATCACGGCAACCCGTAGATTGTCGCGATTACGCAAAATGTAGTTAAGCAGCGTGCTTTTACCGGCACCAAGAAATCCAGACAGTACCGTTACGGGAAGGCGATTGGGCATCAGGTATATCCTCATCGGGGGCGGCCGTTGCTGACGCTGTTCACGCGCGTCATGGCTCGTTTTTCAGGCTTTGGCTGGGTTCAGGGCCTGGCTGATTTTTATGTTATAGTATAACAACTCCATTCAACCAGTCCTGTCACCTCATTGGTCTGAGAACTATCAATGCGCAACTGTCTGAAACTCGTATTTGCCGCAGGCCCATTGTTGCTGTGGGCATTGAGCGCGTCAGCTCAGAGCCCGCTCTTGGCCAACTGCACCCGCAGTGCCAACTTGTTGGCTTGCGTTGACGGACAAGGCAATACCTACAGCGTCGCAACGAGCGGAAACACCCTGTATTTGCGTGGTTTTGAAGCGTTCAGCCATCGTTATTGGGCACAAACGAACAGTCGTTACGGTCAACTCACCTTTTTCACAGGCTTGGCGTCCGATGGAGAAAGTTGGGTTGGATACAGCCGGCGCGTTGGCTGGACGACTATCAACCGCTTCTCCAGTTCAGGCGGCGGTGGTAGTGCCGGCGCGTTTACATGCGGTCGCATGAACGGTTGCCAGGATTCTTCGCGCTGATGTTTCACGTGGAACATGGGAGGGAGGAAATGAAACTCTGTTCATAAAAGAGGTATCTTCGAAGCTACTGTTATACTATAACATTAAATTCGAACCCACGATGGACCTCTCCCATGAACGCGTTAACGCTGCCAGACGTTGCTACGCAGGCTTCACGCCAAGCCCTACCCCTCGATTGGGTCGGCATGTGTGGCATCGCAACACCGGTGTTGATCGACGGTCAGCGTCTGATCGCGACCGCCGACGCAGGTGTCAGCCTCGACGACGGTGAAGCTCGAGGCATCCACATGTCACGTTTGTACCTGGCGTTGGAGTTGCTTGACGGCACGCCACTTTGCGCATCGCTGTTGCGTCGCATCCTGCAGCAGTTTCTCGATAGCCATGAGGGCTTATCTCATAAAGCCTCCCTGAAAATTCACACCGACTTGTTGTTCAAACGCGCGGCATTAATCAGCCCCTTGGCAGGCTGGAAGCGCTATCCAGTGAGTATCGAAGCGCATCTGAGCAGCACAGTGTTCCACGTGGAACTGAAAATCCAGGTCCCCTATTCTTCTACCTGCCCCTGCTCAGCCGCACTCGCTCGGCAGTTGATCCAACAGCAATTCGTGGACGATTTCGCTAACAAGACACTCGGGCACGCAGAAATACTGGCCTGGTTGGGTTCAGCAAACGGCATTGTCGCGACGCCTCATAGTCAACGTAGTACGGCCACTCTGAATCTTCGGTTGAGCGCCGACGTCGACGAATTGCCTCTACTGTCCCTGATCAATGACGCCGAAGCGGCTCTAGGCACCGCAGTGCAAACCGCAGTCAAGCGCGCCGATGAGCAGGCCTTCGCGCTCGCCAACGGCCAGAATCTGATGTTCTGCGAAGACGCCGCTCGACGACTGAGCACGGCCTTGAGAAAGTCGTCCGCCATCGCCGCCCTGGATGTACGCGTCGTCCACGCCGAGAGCCTGCATGCCCATGACGCCGTGGCCCAAAGCCGTTGGCAGCGGGAGGCATCATGATCCGTTGCCAAACCTTGCGCTGGGGTGCTCCCGGGCAACCTCTCACGCCACCGCTGAATATGGAGCGGCCAACGGGCAGCCTGACGGCCATCATCGGCGCCAACGGTTCGGGCAAAAGCAGCCTTCTGAAAGTCCTCGCGGGGCTGCAAAAACCTCTATCCGGCAAAGTTACGCTGGATGTTCCACGCCGCGGCGGTGTCTCATTCCTGCCGCAGCAGCAACATCTGGATCGGCAATTCCCCATCAGCTTGCAAGAGCTGGTGGCCGCCGGTTCCTGGGGTAATGGGCACACACCCGCCATGCGCAGGCAGTTGCTCCAGACAGCTCTGGACGACTGGGCGTTGGCGGGTCTGCAACATCGTCCGTTGATGGCGTTGTCTGGCGGCGAGTTACAGCGCGCCCTGCTCGCTCGCCTGAGCCTGGCCGAAGCGCCGCTGCTGTTGCTCGACGAACCCCACGTCGCACTCGACGAACAAGGCCAGGCGCTATTGTGGAAACACATCCACGGCTGGCACGCGACGGGCAGAACCGTGGTGGTGGCTTGTCATGACTTGGCAGCGGTGCGCGAGCACATTCCTCACACGTTGCTGGTCAGCCACGCCGGCTGCGTACTGAGTCGCAGTGTCGACCTGATCGCCGAACAACCTCGCATGCGGGTGGCCTGATGCTTGCGGCCACCCATCTTTGGCAACCGTTCCAGGAATTCGTGTTCATGCGCCGTGCCTTGCTTGGCGGCCTAGTATTGGCGTGCAGTACAGCCCCGCTGGGGGTGTTTCTGATTCTTCGACGCATGAGCCTGATCGGCGATGCCGTGGCTCACGGCATTTTGCCCGGTGCAGCCCTGGGTTTCTGGTTCGCCGGATTGAGCCTGCCGGCCCTGACACTTGGCGGCTTGGGCGCCGGCCTGGGCATGGCCGGGCTGGCGGCGTGGATTACCCGGCGTACCGGTCTGCGGGAAGACGCCAGCCTCGCGGCGATTTATCCGATCTCCCTTGCCGCTGGCGTGTTGATCCTCGGCATGGCCGGCAAACGCTTGGATTTGCTTCACCTGTTATTCGGCTCAGCACTGGCGGTCGACGGCCCGACACTCACCGGTATGCTTTGGGTTTCCGCGGCCAGCCTGGTGGCCATGGCGCTGATTTACCGACCCCTGTTGCTCGACACCCTGGATCCGCTGTTCCTGCAAACCGTCAGCCGCTTGGGTCCGTGGGCCCATGGCGTATTTCTGACCCTGGTAGTGTTGAATCTGGTGATCGGCTTCCAGGCCATCGGCGCGCTGATGGTGGTTGGCCTGATGATGCTCCCCGCCGCCGCTTCGCGGTTCTGGAGCCGGCGCCTGCCGATTCTCATGATGATCGCGGCGCTGCTCGGTTGCCTATCGGTGTGGCTTGGCCTGTTGTTGTCCTTCTATTTCTCACTGCCCAGCGGACCGGCCATCGTACTGGTAGCCGGGGCGTTGTATCTGTTGTCCGTGGTGTTCGGTCCGGTGCACGGTTTGCTGCGCCGCCCGCCCTTGCTCACATCCCAATGAGGTGTTTCCCGATGCGCGTCCTGTTCGTGCTGTTCAGTCTGATGCTGTCCATGTCCTTGTCCGCTGCCGAAAAACTCCAGGTGGTGACCAGCTTCAGCATCCTCGCCGACATGACCCGACAGGTCGGCGGCGAGCATATCCAAATCACCAACATGGTCGGGCCGGACGCCGATGCGCACACCTATGAACCCACACCGGACGATGCCAAGGCATTGCTCAGCGCAAAACTGATCATCAAGAATGGGTTGGGTTTCGAGCCGTGGTTGGATCGCCTGGTCACCAGCACCGAAACCGGCGCCCCGGTGATCAGCGCCAGTCGCGGAGTGATTCCTCGTTCGCTGGATGAAGATGGCGAGACCATTCCCGACCCGCACGCCTGGCACAATCTGGCGAATGCCGAGCTGTATGTCAGCAACATCACCAAGGCGCTGGAAGCGGCGGACCCAGCTAACAAGGCCGACTACGAACGCAACAGCCAGGCGTATCTGAAGAAGATCTACGCCCTGCTTGCCGAAGCCAAGGCCAAGCTCGGGGGGTTGCCGCCAGGCAATCGCAAGATCGTGACGTCCCACGATGCGTTCGGTTACCTGGGCCAGGCCTACGGTATCGAGTTCATGGCGCCGCAGGGTCTATCCACTGAACGTGAGCCTTCGGCCTCAGAGGTCGCGGCGCTGATTACCCAGATTCGCCAGGCGAAAGTCAAAGCGGTGTTCATGGAAAACATCAAGGATGCGCGCCTGCTCAAGCAGATTGCTGACGAAAGCGGCGCGCACATTGGCGGTACGCTGTACTCCGATGCCCTCGCGGCCAGCGGACCGGCCAGCACCTTCACCGGGCTGTTCGAGTACAACCTCAACACACTCTACGAGGCATTGAGCCGGCCCTGATCAAGCTGAGCAAGATCGTGGCAAGAGCGCTTGCTCCTGTTGGCGGCGTAGGCAGTCATTAACGGGGCCACTTCCCCTGCCCAGCGGAAGCAAGCTCCCTCGCCACAGAGTTCTACGCTTGTGAAAACAGGTTCAAGCCCTCGGCTTGACCGTCCCGCAATCTTGCCCCAGCCACACAGCGCGTGTGTCGAGGCTACCGTTCTGCTGGATACCCGTGGCGTTGAACGTGCCGTTGACCTTGGTGGTGAACTCACGATCACTCTGGAATGTCGCGACACCATTGCCCTGGGCTTTCGGGCAACTGAAACGAAACTTCCACTGATTGCCGGTGCGCTCGGTGATCTGCTGCTTGCAACCCGATTGCGGGTCTTGCAGGGGAATGTCATTGGTTTGCACCTGAGCAGGGGTCAGGCACACGCGAATGCCTTTACCGCCCATGGTGATGCCCTGTTTTTCCAGCATCGCCCGTTGCTCCGGGGTCATCTGGTTTTGCACTTGGCCCAGGATAAGCTGCAAGTCCGGGAGGTTCTGGTTATCGACCTTCATGTTGCTCGTGGTCAGTTCCCACAAGCCCGGTTGAAGCATCTGCGCCTGAGCCGCCATCGGAACCGACAAGCCAACCGCCAAGGCCAAACCCAGCAGACGAACATTCATTGCATAAACTCCAAAGGACAAGTGGCCGTTAGACGCCG
Coding sequences within:
- a CDS encoding CobW-like GTP-binding protein translates to MLQNIPTHVIAGPLGAGKTSLIKHLLTQRPVNERWAVLINEFGQIGLDAALLTQAADGIALGEVAGGCLCCVNGAPFQIGLARLLRKARPHRLLIEPSGLGHPAQLIRQLNEAPWLGVLAVQPCVLVLDAQAIADGKPLPDAQRQALDSAGLLVLNKSENLTEDDRARITAQLPELVLYWTQQAALPIGRLPGVAARGCGAVDNFKLPEDKGQMQVIWTDPKLPICLYQQQEGGWSVGWRWHPSQHFDTVALTRWLQDQDWKRAKMVVHSTDGWVSANALDGAAAQWLPSEWRQDSRIELIFAEPQDVDVLQAGLVSCRSE
- a CDS encoding NADH:ubiquinone oxidoreductase: MRMIGWLLLALTSNQALAQACVVHSQAERLDVKVCQQNRNIPQKLFADGFCQPSLSGQKVEVQYVDQCPGGAFGICSNAQVANMPYRQDIHYYGVATDAAYLQPYCEGQSQGTWLRP
- a CDS encoding DUF1826 domain-containing protein, whose protein sequence is MLAPSLKRAAPVRQVRDETPRVLTQILEDGTNLAVWQRQLPAHISDFAAMVLSMEQPLAESLVLDLPEEDTQPVLHGLAAGFSDLQGYEGFVADVSWLVSAFTCLLGAKRVGLRLRALDKAMCPRFHVDHVPVRLITTYIGAGSQWLKEGAMDRQGLSQPQAEPGDSRVIQQLCSGDVALLKGEKWHGNEGFGLIHRSPELGPGERRLILTLDWLA
- the zigA gene encoding zinc metallochaperone GTPase ZigA codes for the protein MPNRLPVTVLSGFLGAGKSTLLNYILRNRDNLRVAVIVNDMSEINIDGSEVQRDVTLNRAEEKLVEMSNGCICCTLREDLLEAVGQLAREGRFDYLLIESTGISEPLPVAETFTFRDEEGRSLADVARLDTMVTVVDGMNFLVDFQAAESLASRGETLGEEDERSITDLLIEQIEFADVILISKIDLISRDEREELIAILQRLNAQAQIIPMVMGQVPLGRILDTGLFDFERAAQAPGWLQELRGAHVPETEEYGIASTAYRARRPFHPQRFFSFIDRPWTNGKLLRSKGFFWLASKPEEAGSWSQAGGLMRHGFAGRWWRFVPKNQWPQDEESSAAILKNWLPATGDCRQELVFIGQDIDFSRLSVELDACLLTDAEMAQGVESWRLLPDPFGPWHDEVAA
- a CDS encoding glutamine synthetase; translation: MRNCLKLVFAAGPLLLWALSASAQSPLLANCTRSANLLACVDGQGNTYSVATSGNTLYLRGFEAFSHRYWAQTNSRYGQLTFFTGLASDGESWVGYSRRVGWTTINRFSSSGGGGSAGAFTCGRMNGCQDSSR
- the folE2 gene encoding GTP cyclohydrolase FolE2 codes for the protein MNALTLPDVATQASRQALPLDWVGMCGIATPVLIDGQRLIATADAGVSLDDGEARGIHMSRLYLALELLDGTPLCASLLRRILQQFLDSHEGLSHKASLKIHTDLLFKRAALISPLAGWKRYPVSIEAHLSSTVFHVELKIQVPYSSTCPCSAALARQLIQQQFVDDFANKTLGHAEILAWLGSANGIVATPHSQRSTATLNLRLSADVDELPLLSLINDAEAALGTAVQTAVKRADEQAFALANGQNLMFCEDAARRLSTALRKSSAIAALDVRVVHAESLHAHDAVAQSRWQREAS
- a CDS encoding ATP-binding cassette domain-containing protein, which gives rise to MIRCQTLRWGAPGQPLTPPLNMERPTGSLTAIIGANGSGKSSLLKVLAGLQKPLSGKVTLDVPRRGGVSFLPQQQHLDRQFPISLQELVAAGSWGNGHTPAMRRQLLQTALDDWALAGLQHRPLMALSGGELQRALLARLSLAEAPLLLLDEPHVALDEQGQALLWKHIHGWHATGRTVVVACHDLAAVREHIPHTLLVSHAGCVLSRSVDLIAEQPRMRVA
- a CDS encoding metal ABC transporter permease, with amino-acid sequence MLAATHLWQPFQEFVFMRRALLGGLVLACSTAPLGVFLILRRMSLIGDAVAHGILPGAALGFWFAGLSLPALTLGGLGAGLGMAGLAAWITRRTGLREDASLAAIYPISLAAGVLILGMAGKRLDLLHLLFGSALAVDGPTLTGMLWVSAASLVAMALIYRPLLLDTLDPLFLQTVSRLGPWAHGVFLTLVVLNLVIGFQAIGALMVVGLMMLPAAASRFWSRRLPILMMIAALLGCLSVWLGLLLSFYFSLPSGPAIVLVAGALYLLSVVFGPVHGLLRRPPLLTSQ
- a CDS encoding metal ABC transporter substrate-binding protein translates to MRVLFVLFSLMLSMSLSAAEKLQVVTSFSILADMTRQVGGEHIQITNMVGPDADAHTYEPTPDDAKALLSAKLIIKNGLGFEPWLDRLVTSTETGAPVISASRGVIPRSLDEDGETIPDPHAWHNLANAELYVSNITKALEAADPANKADYERNSQAYLKKIYALLAEAKAKLGGLPPGNRKIVTSHDAFGYLGQAYGIEFMAPQGLSTEREPSASEVAALITQIRQAKVKAVFMENIKDARLLKQIADESGAHIGGTLYSDALAASGPASTFTGLFEYNLNTLYEALSRP
- a CDS encoding DUF3617 domain-containing protein; this encodes MNVRLLGLALAVGLSVPMAAQAQMLQPGLWELTTSNMKVDNQNLPDLQLILGQVQNQMTPEQRAMLEKQGITMGGKGIRVCLTPAQVQTNDIPLQDPQSGCKQQITERTGNQWKFRFSCPKAQGNGVATFQSDREFTTKVNGTFNATGIQQNGSLDTRAVWLGQDCGTVKPRA